The Bacteroidia bacterium genome contains the following window.
AAATGCGAGGGGATTTGAATTTGAAAATAAGGGGAATGTTTTGGTAAACCAGGTCAACAGAACGACGGATGTTTTTACGTTTAATTTTATCAGCATAATCTTGTCCTTGTGTGGAACGATAGTGGTATTCGGCTTGCACTCCAAAACGATTCGAGAAGTCATAACCCAATTCGGCACCATAGTAATAACCAAGTTTAACTTTGTAGGCCATTTCATATTTTCCGAATTGACCATACGTGTTTTGGTTCAAAATCCAAACGGTATTTACTGCTCCGATAAATCCAAAGTGCAATCCCTTTAGTTTGTAAAAATTCTGAGGTATTTCTTTTTTATCTGACCTGGTTTCAATGTTGGTATTGGTTTTGGGTTCTAAATTGCCAACCTGACGAAACGGCAAGGTATAATATTCATTGGCATCGGGCAAGGTAACCAATCCGTAAGGCAAGGCAGAGGAGGTTGCCAGTGAGGCTGTTTCAGCAGAAGGGTTTTCAATTAAAGGCGAACGGTTTGGAATGGATTGAAACCGGAAGCGAGCAGGTTTTTCGGTTTGCTTTTTTTCTTTAACCTTTTTGGATTTCCTGGGTTTATTGGTTGGGGTTTGTCCGGAAACAGAACCTTGATTTTCGTTGTTTTTAGGGGAGCCGGAATTGGTATTCAGGGTTTGGTTCGATGCAAATAAACCGCTTTGTTGCTCAATAGAATTGCTTGAGTTTCCTGCACTTTCTAAGTTTGTTTTGTTGGCAGAGTTAACGGCGTTAACCGAGTTGGAGGCCTTGTTCGTTTCTGCGATTTTGTTCGCTTGTTCGGAAGTTCTCGGAGATAGTAAGGTTTGGTTAGTAGCCGATCGGGTTGGATTTAACAACCAATAGCTAAGGGGGATAGCTACTAATAAAATGGCAATTCCGCCATAAATCAGTTTCAAAAATTGTTTACTCTCCGATGGGTTTGGACGGGCATTTAGGTTAGACATAATCCTTCCCCAAACCCTTTCATTGGGAGTATTCTCCATGTTTTGGAGACCATCTCTGAAAAGTTTGTCCAATTCGTTAGTTGACATAGGATAATGCTTCTATGTTTTGTTTTTCAAGTTTTACTTTAAGCACATTCCTGGCCCTTGATAGTTGTGACTTGGAGGTGCTTTCACTAATTCCTAATAATTCGGCAATTTCTTGGTGGGAATAGCCTTCAATGGCGTACAAGTTGAATATGGTTCTATATCCATCAGGTAAGCTAAAAACCATTTCCAATAAGTCCTGCACGGCATAGTACTCACCAAAAGAATCGTTTGAATAAGAAAGGTTTTCTGAAATTTCTTCCTCCAGCAACAGGTTCAGTTTGGTTTTTCTCAATTCTTCCAAACAGGTATTGACAAAAATTCGTCGCATCCAGCCATCAAAACTACCTTCTCCCTTAAATTTCGAAAGGTGAGCAAAAAGTTTTAAATAGCCTTCTTGTAACATGTCTTCAGCAATTTGTTTGTCTTTCATATACCGTTGGCACAATCCAAACATTTTTCCGCTAGTTTGATGGTAGAGAAGACTTTGACAGGATCTATTGCCCTGTTTACAGCCTTCAACTATCTCCTCAAAGCTTAGGTTTTTTCGGAAAAATATTTTCATCGGATTGATTCCCATGAGTATTGATGCAATTTTTGATTAATAGGTTGCATGGCCCTGAAAAAAATCAAAAAAAAAGCCGACAGATGTTGTCGGCTTAAAGGTATAAAAAGTTTGGCACTTATTTAGCACCGCCTTTGGAGCGCTTGTTTTCTTTAAAACGCATATCAGGTGTTCCGTCTTTTTTGGTCGGTGCACTTGGTTTAGCTGCCTCTTTGTTCTCTTTGTAACGTTTGTCAGGTGTTCCGTCTTTTTTCAATTTTTTATCTTCAACATTGGCAGCAGGAG
Protein-coding sequences here:
- a CDS encoding porin family protein, with the translated sequence MSTNELDKLFRDGLQNMENTPNERVWGRIMSNLNARPNPSESKQFLKLIYGGIAILLVAIPLSYWLLNPTRSATNQTLLSPRTSEQANKIAETNKASNSVNAVNSANKTNLESAGNSSNSIEQQSGLFASNQTLNTNSGSPKNNENQGSVSGQTPTNKPRKSKKVKEKKQTEKPARFRFQSIPNRSPLIENPSAETASLATSSALPYGLVTLPDANEYYTLPFRQVGNLEPKTNTNIETRSDKKEIPQNFYKLKGLHFGFIGAVNTVWILNQNTYGQFGKYEMAYKVKLGYYYGAELGYDFSNRFGVQAEYHYRSTQGQDYADKIKRKNIRRSVDLVYQNIPLIFKFKSPRISGEFDRPSSVNVLFGVQYSMLYYAKQKLNNQELIISERFRKNDIGVVFGLEYNAFLSDRLFVSTGIRGTVGLLDMNSKEWENTGTSGSKSSHNATVGFNLGLHYKLF
- a CDS encoding RNA polymerase sigma factor, with the protein product MFFRKNLSFEEIVEGCKQGNRSCQSLLYHQTSGKMFGLCQRYMKDKQIAEDMLQEGYLKLFAHLSKFKGEGSFDGWMRRIFVNTCLEELRKTKLNLLLEEEISENLSYSNDSFGEYYAVQDLLEMVFSLPDGYRTIFNLYAIEGYSHQEIAELLGISESTSKSQLSRARNVLKVKLEKQNIEALSYVN